The following are from one region of the Phycisphaeraceae bacterium genome:
- a CDS encoding 3-hydroxyanthranilate 3,4-dioxygenase: MGVAAPMNLKKWVNDHRDKLKPPVGNQCMYDEGDFIIMIVGGPNARRDYHINTTEEFFFQIEGDMNLRILENGKPRDVVIREGDVFMLPANIPHSPQRPAGTVGMVVERKRPEGAVDMLRFNCEKCGAVLHEDTFELENIVTQLKAAMEKFWSSDDLRTCKKCGAKLEKPDGPIMPVD; this comes from the coding sequence ATGGGCGTCGCCGCACCGATGAACCTGAAGAAGTGGGTCAACGACCACCGCGACAAACTCAAGCCGCCGGTCGGCAACCAGTGCATGTACGACGAGGGCGACTTCATCATCATGATCGTGGGCGGGCCCAACGCCCGGCGCGACTACCACATCAACACCACCGAGGAGTTCTTCTTCCAGATCGAGGGCGACATGAACCTGCGCATCCTCGAGAACGGCAAGCCCCGCGATGTCGTCATCCGCGAGGGCGATGTGTTCATGCTCCCGGCCAACATCCCGCACTCGCCCCAGCGCCCCGCCGGCACCGTCGGGATGGTCGTCGAGCGCAAACGCCCCGAGGGCGCCGTCGACATGCTCCGCTTCAACTGCGAGAAGTGCGGCGCCGTGCTCCACGAAGACACCTTCGAGCTCGAGAACATCGTCACGCAGCTCAAGGCCGCGATGGAGAAGTTCTGGAGCAGCGACGACCTGCGCACCTGCAAGAAGTGCGGCGCCAAACTCGAGAAGCCCGACGGCCCCATCATGCCCGTCGACTGA
- a CDS encoding amidohydrolase: MLKIDVHTHILPETWPNLSEKFGYGGFVRLEHCGDCRAKMMIDDKSFREIQSNCWDPKVRLEECDACNVDVQVLSTVPVMFNYWAKPRDTLDISRMLNDHLAGVVADFPDRFVGLGTIPMQAPDLACEELERCVKDLGMRGVQIGTHVNGWNLDEPTLFPVFETAAKLGAAVFVHPWDMLARERMQQYWLSWLVGMPAETTLAICSMIFGGVFERLPDLRVCFAHGAGSFPGTCGRISHGFDVRPDLCAVHNGKSPMDYMGSFWADTLVHDQECLRRLVSLLGANRVCLGSDYPFPLGEHRPGELVESMPDLGEKTQAMLLSGAALEFLNMTERDLRAKGAGKLRDAINDTRGARG, from the coding sequence ATGCTCAAGATCGATGTCCACACCCACATCCTGCCCGAGACATGGCCCAACCTCTCCGAGAAGTTCGGCTACGGGGGGTTCGTGCGCCTCGAGCACTGCGGCGACTGTCGCGCGAAGATGATGATCGACGACAAGTCGTTCCGCGAGATCCAGTCCAACTGCTGGGACCCGAAGGTCCGTCTCGAAGAATGCGACGCCTGCAATGTCGATGTGCAGGTGCTCTCGACGGTCCCGGTGATGTTCAACTACTGGGCCAAGCCGCGCGACACGCTCGACATCTCGCGCATGCTCAACGACCACCTCGCCGGGGTCGTCGCCGATTTCCCCGACCGATTCGTCGGGCTGGGCACCATCCCCATGCAGGCGCCCGACCTCGCGTGCGAGGAATTGGAACGCTGCGTGAAGGACCTTGGCATGCGCGGCGTGCAGATCGGCACGCATGTCAACGGCTGGAACCTCGACGAGCCCACGCTGTTCCCGGTGTTCGAGACAGCCGCGAAACTCGGCGCCGCGGTCTTCGTGCACCCCTGGGACATGCTCGCGCGCGAGCGCATGCAGCAGTACTGGCTGTCCTGGCTCGTGGGCATGCCCGCCGAGACGACGCTGGCGATCTGCTCGATGATCTTCGGGGGCGTGTTCGAGCGACTGCCCGACCTGCGCGTCTGCTTCGCGCACGGCGCCGGCTCGTTCCCCGGCACCTGCGGGCGCATCTCGCACGGCTTCGATGTCCGACCCGACCTCTGCGCCGTGCACAACGGCAAGAGCCCCATGGACTACATGGGCTCGTTCTGGGCCGACACGCTCGTGCACGACCAGGAGTGTCTGCGCCGGCTCGTCTCGCTGCTGGGCGCCAACCGCGTGTGCCTGGGCAGCGATTACCCCTTCCCGCTGGGCGAGCACCGACCGGGCGAACTGGTCGAATCCATGCCCGACCTCGGCGAGAAGACGCAGGCGATGCTGCTCAGCGGAGCCGCGCTCGAATTCCTGAACATGACGGAGCGCGACCTGCGCGCCAAGGGCGCGGGCAAACTCCGCGACGCGATCAACGACACGAGAGGAGCCAGGGGTTGA
- the kynU gene encoding kynureninase: MTSLAAHHEFDAKAFLAQVDDSDECARALDEADPLRAERALFAIPRDKAGKEHAYFCGNSLGLMPKSVPDAMAQELKDWGDLAVEGHFHAKNPWFSYHEIFREMGARLVGAIPGEVVMMNSLTVNLHLLMASFYRPTPDRYRILIEKGAFPSDEHAVASQARFYGFDASDAILHITPRKGEDTIREQDIESVLKREGESVALVLLGGVNYATGQLFDMARVTKAGHDAGAVVGFDLAHAAGNAPLRLHEWGVDFAAWCSYKYLNSGPGAVAGAFVHEKHWDADYPRFEGWWGNDPSTRFRMGPDFVPGLGAEAWQLSNPPIFAMTPLKESLAIFDRVGMHALRAKSLRLHAYTRMLVEKISEERFGSKLTIVTPSEDSAHGCQLSIRVQGAKAAQQALMQRGVVADFREPDIVRIAPVPLYNTFADCLRFAWAMGELA; the protein is encoded by the coding sequence TTGACCAGTCTCGCAGCGCACCACGAGTTCGACGCGAAGGCATTCCTCGCGCAGGTCGACGATTCGGACGAGTGCGCACGCGCCCTCGACGAGGCCGACCCCCTGCGCGCCGAGCGAGCGCTCTTCGCGATCCCGCGCGACAAAGCGGGCAAGGAGCACGCCTACTTCTGCGGCAACTCGCTGGGGCTCATGCCGAAGTCCGTCCCCGACGCGATGGCGCAGGAACTCAAGGACTGGGGCGACCTCGCGGTCGAGGGCCACTTCCACGCGAAGAACCCGTGGTTCTCGTACCACGAGATCTTCCGCGAGATGGGAGCCCGGCTGGTGGGCGCGATCCCGGGCGAGGTCGTGATGATGAACTCGCTCACGGTGAACCTGCACCTGCTGATGGCGTCGTTCTATCGCCCCACGCCCGATCGCTACCGCATCCTCATCGAGAAGGGCGCGTTCCCCAGCGACGAGCACGCCGTCGCGAGCCAGGCGCGGTTCTACGGGTTCGACGCGTCGGACGCGATCCTGCACATCACGCCGCGCAAGGGCGAGGACACGATCCGCGAGCAGGACATCGAGAGCGTGCTGAAGCGCGAGGGCGAGTCGGTCGCGCTCGTGCTGCTGGGGGGCGTGAACTACGCGACGGGGCAGTTGTTCGATATGGCGCGCGTCACGAAGGCCGGGCACGACGCCGGCGCCGTCGTCGGCTTCGACCTCGCCCACGCCGCCGGCAACGCGCCGCTGCGCCTGCACGAGTGGGGCGTCGATTTCGCGGCGTGGTGCTCGTACAAGTACCTCAACAGCGGGCCCGGGGCGGTCGCCGGCGCGTTCGTACACGAGAAGCACTGGGACGCCGACTACCCGCGCTTCGAGGGCTGGTGGGGCAACGACCCCTCGACGCGCTTCCGCATGGGGCCCGACTTCGTGCCCGGGCTGGGCGCCGAGGCGTGGCAGCTCAGCAACCCGCCCATCTTCGCGATGACGCCCCTCAAGGAATCGCTCGCGATCTTCGACCGCGTGGGCATGCACGCGCTGCGCGCCAAGTCGCTGCGCCTCCACGCCTACACGCGCATGCTCGTCGAGAAGATCAGCGAGGAGCGCTTCGGCAGCAAGCTCACGATCGTGACGCCCAGCGAGGACTCCGCCCACGGCTGCCAGTTGTCCATCCGCGTGCAGGGCGCGAAGGCGGCCCAGCAGGCGCTGATGCAGCGGGGCGTCGTCGCCGACTTCCGCGAGCCCGACATCGTGCGCATCGCGCCCGTCCCGCTCTACAACACCTTCGCCGACTGTCTGCGCTTCGCGTGGGCGATGGGTGAACTCGCGTGA